Genomic window (Saccharomyces cerevisiae S288C chromosome X, complete sequence):
CTAGGATTTAGTACTAAGGATCCTGCAATAACGTTCGAGTCGCCGCTGAAGATTTTCGTTAGCGAACTACAAACAATATCGGCATACGGTAATACATCTATATTGACAAAGCCACCCACAGTTTCATCGACCACTATGTAAAATGAATACAAGTCTGATAGCCTTTTCAGTTCTTGTAAATCTCCCATTTTCAACAGTGGGTTCGATGGAGCTTCTATAAATACCGCCAGTATTTGCTCACCAGAatgtaaaatatttttcagaGCGTTCATTGACGTTGAATCTCCCTGTCCCAAGAAATGTGTGTGATTGAACTTCCGAAGAATGCTCAGAGTATCTGTATATGGGAATCCAAACATGACGGTCTTCTTGAACGGAGGTCCATATCCAATCAACTTATCTTGTCTACTAGAAGACCTTGATAAGCGCTTGGCATCGAAGTTTAAAAGCAGCCTGTGGGCAGTGAAAATGGACGCCATTCCACTTGGAAATAAGTAAACATCCGTATTAGGGTTGACATGAAACTTCAAGTCATCGGTAGCTgtgttttcaaaagtaCTGTTTGAGCCACTTTCTCCCATAGAAGTAATTGTTTCGGCAGGTATGTCCGAATTCAACTGATCATCATCCAGAGCCTCTCCACTGCCAACATTGAATGGACCGTTGCTCTCGTTATAGTGTTCAAAAGAGAATAGGTCCGATAGACCTTCAGagtcaattttttcaacaacTTTTGTGGCAATCCTCTTTCGTATTAGATATTTGGCTTTATCAGCagcaagaaaatttaaatttctCCCAAATCTCGTTTCTATATATTCTTCGTTCACTCTGTTTTCATCTTCGGtcataaattttttaccGTTATCCACTGTTTCCATCTTCTTAAGATTATCCTTGACTTGTAATTCATGTAAAATATACTCCGCCATTCTGCTAGATACAATCTCACCAGAATGTTGCCAATACTGCTTCATCACGGGGAATATTTCCTGGTCTACAAACACCACCGTGATTTTACATTCCCTTCTCCAGAGCTTTTCCTCTTGGTTCATAGGTTTAGGTGTACATAGTTGTAAGATGCGTACTTTGGTAGAAAGACCCGTTTTCACTTTGATAAACTCTCTGCACCTATTGGCAACCTTGTAAGAGGGGAAGCAAAGACAAGCTTCATCTTCCATGGAGTACTTAGCGGATAAAATTTCacataatttctttattgacTTGTGTATGAAAAATCTTGGATATCCGGTAGTAAGCGAGTTAATTATACTGCTTTCACCCTCTTCATAGCCTACTGTAGCTTCCCATGTGGGCAAACACACGGAAACAGCATGTTTTGTGTTGGGCGGAATAGATTCACCAATGGTTCTAgatatcattttttcttctgttcCTCTTCTCTCTCTTGTTTATGTAGGTCCCGAATCGGCACATGAGCGTCATTCTACTATCGTTATATATATgggtatatatatatatatatatccaAAATATATGACTAATTTTTAGACCGAGATATTGTGAAGTGCAGAGGCGCTATCatgatttttgttttttacATCCACGCATGAAGATAAGTCATATTTACTAGGTTTGAAGGGTTTTACCTGAACAACACTGGCAATCATTGAAGTTAATTGAGTTCTTAAACCGCAAGATATTTTAATATGAATACTGCTATTTTTAAATAAGACTGTAGCAAAATGTGGGGTTAAACTTTTACAAATTCACTTTGGTTGTAACGCATTTTCTGTGGAAGAGCAATTATTTGGAATTTTCAGTTTCGCCAAACGAAAGAATGAAAGAAATGTGCTTTGCCAAGAAACGAAAGACGACAGAAAAAGGTAgtaaaagaggaaaaggttaaacattgaaaaaggatTCTATGAAGAACTCTGTCGGTATTTCAATTGCAACCATTGTTGCTATCATAGCAGCTATATACTATGTGCCATGGTACGAACACTTTGAGAGAAAGTCACCGGGGGCCGGAGAAATGAGAGATCGGATTGAAAGCATGTTCTTGGAATCGTGGAGAGACTATTCCAAGCATGGCTGGGGATACGATGTGTATGGACCTATTGAGCACACTTCCCATAATATGCCTCGTGGCAACCAGCCGTTAGGCTGGATTATCGTAGATTCAGTGGATACCTTGATGTTAATGTATAACTCCTCCACACTATACAAAAGTGAGTTCGAGGCAGAAATTCAGAGATCGGAGCATTGGATAAACGATGTTTtggattttgatattgatgcCGAAGTGAATGTTTTTGAAACTACTATTAGAATGCTAGGTGGTTTATTATCCGCATATCATCTATCTGATGTTTTAGAAGTAGGTAATAAGACTGTCTACTTGAACAAAGCAATAGATTTGGGGGATAGGCTTGCTTTGGCGTTCTTATCCACTCAGACCGGAATTCCATACTCAAGTATAAACCTTCATAGTGGCCAAGCGGTTAAGAACCATGCAGATGGGGGGGCATCTTCTACCGCAGAATTCACTACGCTACAAATGGAATTCAAATATCTGGCGTATTTGACAGGAAATCGTACTTATTGGGAGCTGGTGGAGCGTGTTTACGAGCCATTATACAAAAATAACGATCTTCTAAATACCTACGATGGATTGGTTCCAATTTATACATTTCCAGATACTGGGAAGTTTGGTGCTTCGACTATCCGGTTCGGATCAAGAGGTGATTCTTTTTATGAGTATTTACTAAAACAATATTTATTGACGCACGAAACACTTTATTATGATCTGTACAGAAAATCCATGGAAGGTATGAAAAAGCATTTATTAGCACAATCCAAACCCTCTTCTCTGTGGTACATTGGGGAAAGAGAACAAGGTCTACATGGACAACTTTCTCCTAAGATGGACCACCTCGTGTGCTTTATGGGGGGATTGTTAGCATCAGGCTCTACTGAGGGCCTTTCTATTCATGAAGCCCGAAGACGTCCgtttttctctctttcccttgaaagaaaaagtgaCTGGGATTTGGCTAAAGGGATAACTGACACATGTTATCAAATGTACAAGCAGTCTTCCTCGGGGCTTGCGCCTGAAATCGTTGTCTTCAATGATGGAAACATAAAACAGGATGGTTGGTGGCGGTCGTCTGTgggtgatttttttgttaaacCACTCGATAGGCACAACCTACAAAGACCAGAAACGGTGGAATCGATTATGTTCATGTATCATTTATCTCATGATCACAAATATCGTGAATGGGGGGCGGAAATCGCAACTAgcttctttgaaaatacCTGTGTTGATTGTAATGACCCAAAATTAAGGCGGTTCACCAGTTTAAGTGATTGTATCACGTTACCTACAAAGAAATCTAACAATATGGAAAGTTTCTGGTTGGCAGAGACTTTAAagtatttatatatattgtttttaGACGAGTTTGATTTGACCAAAGTTGTTTTCAACACAGAAGCTCATCCTTTTCCAGTATTAGACGAAGAAATATTAAAATCGCAGTCTCTGACCACAGGTTGGTCGTTGTAGGTTAGTGTGCTATATAGTGGCCAGATTCGCCTTTTAAAATTCACTATGCGGTGTGATGATGTGctataccattttttccATGTTtaggaaaatgaaaaatttgcaatGCTTACTTCAGCAAAAAAGTATATTTGAATCAATAttcatttatatatttcaGCATAATCAATCATTTTTCGTCTGGATATTTGACacaattttgattttgacgAAGACATTTTATTCTCGATGGATATTACAGAATTGTTACAGTGCTTTGCCTGTACTTTGGACCATAACGCTGCCGTAAGAACTAATGCAGAAACACATCTTAAAAATGCAAGTAAAGTACCGGGATTCTTAGGCGCATGCCTGGATATCATTGCTGCTGATGAAGTACCAGAAAACATCAAATTATCAGCTTCCTTATATTTCAAGAATAAGATTACATACGGATGGTCTGCTGGTGCAAGACAGGGTTCAAATGAATTATTAGATTCACATGTTGATCCGGATGAAAAACCAGTAGTAAAAGATATGTTAATTAAAACAATGGTCAGTGTGTCCAAGACCTCCCCGCGTTGTATCAGAGTGCTAAAATCTGCCCTTACTGTAATTATTTCAGAAGATTACCCTAGCAAAAAATGGGGCAATTTGTTACCAAATTCCTTAGAATTACTCGCAAATGAAGACATCACAGTAACATATGTCGGACTTCTGTGTCTTGCTGAGATTTTTAGGACCTATAGGTGGAAGAATAATGATGAAAGACAGGACTTAGAAGAGTTGATTTTAAATTATTTCCCTGCTTTATTAAACTATGGCGCAAATGTCCTTTTCCAAGATGGTAAATATATGAATAACGAGCAAATTGGCGAATTGGTAAAATTAATCATTAAAATTTATAAGTTCGTTTCATACCATGACCTACCATTTACATTACAACGCTCAGAATCGTTTACCCCATGGGCATGTTTTTTTGTCAGCATCATTCAGCAGCCATTGCCTCAGGAAGTTTTGGCTATATCAGATATTGAGGTCAGAAGTAAAAATCCATGGGTCAAATGTAAGAAATGGGCTCTTGCAAACCTTTATAGACTTTTCCAGAGATACGCATCAACGTCATTAACAAGGAAGTTTCAGTACGATGAGTTTAAACAGATGTACTGTGAAGAGTTTTTGACTCAGTTTTTGCAAGTCGTCTTCGATCAAATCGAGAAATGGGGAACTGGACAGTTGTGGTTAAGTGACGAATGCTTATACTACATATTGAACTTTGTTGAGCAGTGTGTTGTGCAGAAAACAACTTGGAAACTTGTTGGGCCCCACTACAATGTAATACTTCAACATGTCATTTTCCCACTACTAAAGCCCACTGCAGAGACTTTGGAGGCCTTTGACAATGACCCTCAAGAATATATCAACCGGAATATGGACTTTTGGGATGTCGGCTATTCCCCAGATCTTGCCGCACTGGCTTTGCTAACGACATGCGTGACGAAACGCGGTAAAACGACCTTACAACCGACCTTAGAATTTATGGTCTCAACCTTACAAAGTGCCGTTGGTGATTACAACAATATTATGTTGGATAATGCCTTGCAAATTGAGTCCTGTTTGAGAATATTCTCCAGCATTATTGACCGTTTGATAACTAAAGATTCTCCATTTGCCAGTGAGATGGAAAAGTTTATATTGACATACgttttacctttttttaaGTCTCAGTATGGGTTTCTGCAAAGTCGTGTTTGCGATATTTGTTCGAAGTTGGGTTCTATGGATTTCAAAGACCCGGTAATAACCTCTACTATCTACGAAGGTGTTATGAATTGTCTGAATAACTCTTCTAATTCTTTACCTGTAGAATTGACAGCTGCATTGGCATTGCAAACTTTTATCAGTGATGACCAGTTTAATATGAAGTTATCCGAACACGTTGTTCCTACTATGCAGAAATTACTAAGTTTGTCTAATGATTTTGAATCTGATGTCATTTCAGGCGTTATGCAAGATTTTGTGGAGCAGTTTGCTGAGCAATTACAACCTTTTGGTGTTGAATTAATGAACACTTTGGTCCAacagtttttgaaattagCTATTGATCTGCATGAAACATCCAATTTGGATCCAGATTCCTTCACGAACGTTGATAGCATACCCGATGAATCTGACAAGCAAATGGCGGCGCTAGGTATTTTGTCGACTACGATATCTATTCTGTTGTCTTTTGAGAATTCAcctgaaattttaaaaaactTGGAACAGTCATTTTATCCAGCTGCAGagtttattttgaaaaacgaCATCGAAGATTTCTATCGCGAATGTTGCGAATTTGTAGAGAACTCTACATTCCTACTAAGAGATATCACACCCATCAGctggaaaattttggaGCTGATTGGAGAATGTAATAGAAAACCAGATAGTATGGTATCTTATTATTTAAGTGATTTCATGCTAGCCTTAAATAATATCCTCATTTATGGAAGGAACgaattaaagaagaacGAGTTTTACACAAAAATCATATTCGAAATATATCAAAAGGCTGTTACTGCAGAAGATAATTCGTTAGACGATCTTAGAGTGGTTTTTGATTTATCCCAAGAGTTGGTTCTTGCATTAGATGACAGTTTACCTCAACAATACAGAGAGCGCCTACTGGCGGATGTTGTCGGCTCTATTCTAACGCAAAAGaatgaattgaaaactAATGTTGTATTTAGTGTGACTGCTTTTAATGTCGTAATCTCAAATATGATAACAGAGCCTTTGATCACGCTTCAGTACCTGAAACAGCAAGGTTGTCTTGaaatcttctttcaaaCGTGGATTACAGACTATATTCCGAATTATAAAAGGTGCTATGATATCAAATTATCAGTTCTTGCGTTATTAAAAATTATACTGAAGTTAGAAAGCAACGATTATTCAGTGTTGAACTTAGAAAATTTGGTTCCGCAATTAGGGAGTATTGTTACGCAGTTAGCTTCGAGGCTACCAACGGCGTTAAGGCAATTAGCTAACCAACGCAAGGAATTCTCATCATCCGGTTTTGAAGAGGATACTAAGTGggatgaaaattttcttgacGTTGGagacgatgatgaaaatgatgacgAGGGAGACCTTACTGAGAAATATCTGGAACTGATAAAAAATAGAGCCGATTCCTTGGACTTCGTAGATGGTTATGACGCAAAGGAAACTTTCGATGACCTAGAAGAGGACCCATTAACGGGGTCGATCCTGGACACAGTTGACGTATACAAGGTTTTCAAGGAGTCCATTGCGAACTTACAACATGTTGACAGCAATAGATATCAGGGAATCTTGAGACATCTGACCCCGGCTGATCAAGAACTATTCATGGGAATTATGAATGCCTAATTGAATTAAATGGCGATTGTATATTGAAACAAACACTGGATTACATAATTTAGATAGAAGAGAGAGGATATTATGCTCAAAGTTTGTTGCCTTTGCCTCGGCCAGTTGACTTTGATTTGATATcaagatcttttttttttatctggAGTCAATGCGATGAACCTAAAAAAATCACaagctttttttatctcTAAGCTGGGGAAAGAATCGTAGTTAAATcggaaagaaaaatatctgAGTTTTGTCAGTCTTTCTTTTGCATAGCCCATCCTTGTACTAGATTTCATAAACATTGATCACTTCAAAATATACTTGTACCAAGATGGCCGAAAATGAGAGAATGTACATCTCctataataatattcacAAGCTTTGTCAGGGAGTGGCTAAACATATCTTAGCTAGAAACGAAAGACCTGATATTATTATCGCCATCACTGGTGGTGGTATGATCCCCGCAAGAATTATTAGgtcctttttgaaaactaaAGGACAAAAGAATATTCCGATTCAGGCCATCGGCCTATCTTTGTATGAAGATTTAGGGTTGGATAATAGCGTCGAAACTATCGGCAAAGAGGTCATCAGAACACAATGGCTGGACTTCGGTGCTTTGAACCAACATTTCGATTCCTTAATTGGTAAAAAGGTCCTAATTGTGGATGAAGTTGACGATACTAGAACTACCCTCCACTATGCTGTTTCTGAGCTGGAAAAAGAGATTGCTGAACAACAAAAGGTTTTGAATAGAATGAGTGAGGAAACCGTTATTTCTATCTTTGTTCTACATAATAAGGACAAACCAAAGAGAGCTGGACTACCTGACTCCATGATGAATTCTGGACGTTACATTGCTGCGCAAACTGTCCCTGATAAGTGGTTGTGCTATCCATGGGACGCTGAAGATATCGAAGAACATACCATGCTCGCTAAGGCTCAAGGTCATGACTGATGACAAACAGTATGTTGCGATGGGGTTGCATGTATATAGATACATATAGTTATCATTGGTAATTATTTCATATTTAACCTAAATCTAAAGATAAGAGTGTATTTCTAGTTATCTCATTTTTCCTTGCATTTCTACCATTTGTTGAACTTGTTGATGCATCATCTCTTTTAAATCGGACACATCATTTTCTAATTCCTCCACTTGTTCAGTCTTTTCACCTAATAGTTGTAAGGAGGTTTCCAATTTACTTTGCATCTGCTCAACTCTTTTTAAGAGATCATCTTTCTGTTTATTTACCTCATTGAATTTATCGTTTTCTTCCAGAAGTCTTAAAATCTCATCATTTGCttttgtcttttctttcagtAAATTATCGTATAATTCCTTTGATGCTGATAATTCACCTTCCAATCTTTTTAACTCCGTACTTAACTTGTTCACCAGATGAGCGCTTATGTGGCCGTTAGAATTCGATAGCTGGACGCTAGCTCTTCTGTATGGTATTGATGTGTTGTTTAACGAGTTCATTGATTCCCCTTCCCTGATTGCTTGTAAAGCAGCGGCCTCTTCTGGAATATCGTCAATGCTGAAATCCACATTTTTTCTATCAAAATGTTGGCTTTCTTCGCTACATATGGTTTCGTGAGATTCATTGTAAATGGGTTTTAGAGACGGATCGCTTTCTAATTCGCCAAGTTTTGACATTGATAATGACAGCATAGAATTTTCTTGAGGTAAAGTCCATTCGTCTTCTATATTTCCCTCCATGGAGTTTAAACTATCTGTTAATTCTACAGGTATTTTATCTATAATTTTCTCATTGCTGTTTTCTTGATGTGGTTTTAGTTCGTTCTCTTTTTGTTCCAACTGAGACCTTTGAATTTCgtacttcttcttcagtagATTATAATCATCACTTATACTTTGCAATGATGACTTCAATGTCTCCGCCCGTCTCTCCAAGTCTTTCACTTCCAAAACTGCCTTCGAATgattctctttttctttttctaattgCTTACCTAATGTTTCAGATGAACGTAAGGCagtttgatatttttcttcaatatcatttttttctttcattgtAGATTCAAAGCGGTTTTCCAAGTTCACAATTTTAGTGTTCAAAGCGTATTCAATACTATCCCAGTTGGCCTTTGATGACTCAAGCTGTTCTTTGAGCCGATTGTATTGGAAAGATGCGtgttgtttttcttcataacTTTGTTGGTCATCGACAAAATCTCTATTTGATTTAGCGTCTAAATTTTGAGTAGAGCTATCTAATTCTATTCTTAGTTGTTCTAGTTTAGTCTCTAGAGTGGTAACTTGATCAACTGTTGCTTCTTGTAgtgctttcttttccgtTTGAAattcacttttttctttttcaagcAATGTTCTCATATTATCTAAAGATTGCTGTAAAATTGTTATCAaatcatctttttcttttatatttttctctaaTGTTTCAAGTGActctttttgtttatcTGCATCCTTTAATTTATTTGTAGCTTCAGCCAGTTGTCCTTGTATGTTGTGATACAATGATTGCAGCTCATTATAGTTTTCGACACTCTGAGCAGAACTATCGTTTAGTTCAGATACCTCATACTCTAAGTCTTTCACTTTTGTTCTTAAAGCTTTGATTTGATTTGATTGCCTCAGCTCAGTTTCCGCTAATTTAGCTCCTTCTTTTCTCAACTGATCTATCAAGTCGTCCTTCTCTTTaatcaatttgaaaaaactaGAATCCGTGGTTTCGATTTGTGATTTTCTGTTTAGTTCGTTAGTTAGGTCATCAATCTGTTTGTTTAATCTTAAATATTCAGGACTAATTTCTTTGACtaattcttcaacagtAAATTCAGTGTAATTTTTAGGTAGCCATGTAGGCAGTGATACCATAGTGTCGTCGAAGCAATCAGTCCTATTGTGATCGGGATGCACCACGTCATCGACAGCGATTGAATCTGCCTTACCTGTATCGCCTTCCACAGTGCTTTCTGATCGTACCGCAGGATCATCTATGTTTTCAGCATTGTCAATTGACACCACACCGGCAGCCGCATCATCAATGGATGTACGAGCACTTTCTTGTTCATTGTTTGACAGCACCACAGGCGATGGAGACGACAAATTTGACGTTGaccttttatttttctttcttcctttcttAGTTGCCAAGGAGAGTCTCTCTTCCAACGATAATTTTTTACTCATAGCAAAATTGGTATACCACTACCATACAACACTTTTTATATACTATTCTGGACTAAGGACCTTTTAACGACAGTCTATTAAAAGAGGAAGTCAAGAGCTTTTTGGTGAATAATCTACGGTTACTGCCAAATTATGATCTTCTAAATTTTGGCGCTTTATAACATCCTCACACCACTACGAAGCACACTTTGACTACGAAGTATTACTTAAGTTAGACTGGTCTCATTGAAATCTATTAGTTTGATGTATTTAGTCCCTGGATTTGTAGAGCCCTCAATTACTGTTATTATATTAGCCCTAAGTAATAATCTGTATATTGGTATCGTTTTAGATGAAAAATCGTTTAATGTCAGATTCAAATCATGCTCAATTAGTCTTTTCATTAACAGCATGACTTCGTTCGTTAAGCTATCTATTGattcatcattatcatccAAATTCGGTACTAGATAACCCTTGAGAAAGTCCGCCAGTGAGTCCCAAAGCTCTTTATTTCTGGCTTTTCGTGTTCTAATATGGGCGTGATCTTGCTTCTTACTGTCCATAATGGTCATTTGATGCTGCAGTTTTCGTAGCAGCTCTTTCAAGTCactattaatattattctGTAACAATAACATGGCCTTTTGATCAACTGATTGATCATTCATAAGCGAGAGCCATTCACTGGAACTTTGGGCTCtcaaagacaaaaaattcGATGTCAAACTGAAACCAATAGGATCAGCTCTCTCTGAGAAGAACATGGGTTTTCTTAATAACTCTGTAAAGACCTCAGAATTGACCGGTTTACCCTCTGTATCCAGAGATCTCTTCGTGATCTCATCGATGGCACCTTGAGCTTGCTTCAAGAAATATCGTTTGTTTCCGATCTGGTTCTCCAGGTTCTTTATGTAGACATCCAGGACATCCTTTTCAACATCCATGTTTCCTTTGTGAGACTTTCTGCCGTTTGCTCTTGTCCCTCTTTGTCGTCATATGCGTCTTGTTTGTTGTTACGCTGCATATCAAAGCGAACGGTTAGTTATTAACTAACGTAAAAATTGATGGAAACATTCATTTATATGAAAgtattgaagaagaggtaaaaaggaaaacaaatttaCAAACAACAAAGAATGTCTTCTCTATCAACGTCTGATTTGGCCTCCCTTGATGACACTtccaaaaaggaaattgcTACTTTCTTGGAGGGAGAGAACTCCAAACAAAAAGTCCAGATGTCAATCCATCAATTCACTAATATATGCTTCAAAAAATGTGTTGAGTCTGTCAATGATTCTAATTTAAGTTCGCAAGAAGAGCAATGTTTGTCTAACTGTGTGAATCGGTTTTTGGATACTAATATCAGGATTGTGAACGGGTTGCAAAACACCCGTTAATATGAAACCGATTTATCTCTCCGAGTCATTATTCTCTTTACCTTAATATATCTGTAAATAAGCaaatgaatattttaatatatGTCCAAGGTTTCTTTAAAAGGGATTCTTCAGCATAAAGGGCAAATAActctttttgtttatatacTGTCTagttatatatatatatatatgtatatgcATTTGTCTGTGTCTGTGTCTGTTTCCTATGAGAACTCAAAAAGTAACTGAAACCGCGGTTGCTTAGATAGAGTCGATAACTGTTCACCCATAGCGCAGTCACAATTCAGCAACCAGCTTATCGTTTCCTTACATTGTTGTAGTATTGATTCGTTCAACGCATCCTCTTGCGAACACTTATCGTATGTAACTAGaattaatgataaaatGTCGAATCTGTGAGCCACTATTCTTTCATTCGGGCAAACCTTTATGAGAGTACTTACCACTGAAagagtttttgaaataagttttggaaaagtTGTGTAAAAAGGATTTCGTACAATATATTCACctaaaacaaaaatcagCCTCTGGAGATGTACAACAGACCCTTCTCTTTGAAGTCTCAGTATGTTCATTGTGCATTCCAATGCGTATAACGTCAAATTTTCGTATGCAAGGCTAGCCCTAGGAATTATGTTTTGCAAGATTATCTCTGACATGAACTTTTCCAGGTGATATTGATACTTTGTGTAATTGTCCAAAAATTCTACTTTATATAACGACTGTATCGTTGGGAAAACGACCCGCCATATGGCTATTGTTTCATCAGCATTGTATGAGGGAGGGAGAAAATAGCACATATTGATT
Coding sequences:
- the TIM8 gene encoding protein transporter TIM8 (Mitochondrial intermembrane space protein; forms a complex with Tim13p that delivers a subset of hydrophobic proteins to the TIM22 complex for inner membrane insertion; homolog of human TIMM8A, implicated in Mohr-Tranebjaerg syndrome, also known as deafness-dystonia-optic neuronopathy (DDON) syndrome; human TIMM8A can complement yeast null mutant), whose translation is MSSLSTSDLASLDDTSKKEIATFLEGENSKQKVQMSIHQFTNICFKKCVESVNDSNLSSQEEQCLSNCVNRFLDTNIRIVNGLQNTR
- the MCM22 gene encoding Mcm22p (Outer kinetochore protein and component of the Ctf3 subcomplex; binds to centromeric DNA in a Ctf19p-dependent manner; involved in chromosome segregation and minichromosome maintenance; orthologous to human centromere constitutive-associated network (CCAN) subunit CENP-K and fission yeast sim4), whose amino-acid sequence is MDVEKDVLDVYIKNLENQIGNKRYFLKQAQGAIDEITKRSLDTEGKPVNSEVFTELLRKPMFFSERADPIGFSLTSNFLSLRAQSSSEWLSLMNDQSVDQKAMLLLQNNINSDLKELLRKLQHQMTIMDSKKQDHAHIRTRKARNKELWDSLADFLKGYLVPNLDDNDESIDSLTNEVMLLMKRLIEHDLNLTLNDFSSKTIPIYRLLLRANIITVIEGSTNPGTKYIKLIDFNETSLT
- the SGM1 gene encoding Sgm1p (hypothetical protein; required for wild-type growth rate on galactose and mannose; localizes to COPI coated vesicles and the Golgi apparatus), giving the protein MSKKLSLEERLSLATKKGRKKNKRSTSNLSSPSPVVLSNNEQESARTSIDDAAAGVVSIDNAENIDDPAVRSESTVEGDTGKADSIAVDDVVHPDHNRTDCFDDTMVSLPTWLPKNYTEFTVEELVKEISPEYLRLNKQIDDLTNELNRKSQIETTDSSFFKLIKEKDDLIDQLRKEGAKLAETELRQSNQIKALRTKVKDLEYEVSELNDSSAQSVENYNELQSLYHNIQGQLAEATNKLKDADKQKESLETLEKNIKEKDDLITILQQSLDNMRTLLEKEKSEFQTEKKALQEATVDQVTTLETKLEQLRIELDSSTQNLDAKSNRDFVDDQQSYEEKQHASFQYNRLKEQLESSKANWDSIEYALNTKIVNLENRFESTMKEKNDIEEKYQTALRSSETLGKQLEKEKENHSKAVLEVKDLERRAETLKSSLQSISDDYNLLKKKYEIQRSQLEQKENELKPHQENSNEKIIDKIPVELTDSLNSMEGNIEDEWTLPQENSMLSLSMSKLGELESDPSLKPIYNESHETICSEESQHFDRKNVDFSIDDIPEEAAALQAIREGESMNSLNNTSIPYRRASVQLSNSNGHISAHLVNKLSTELKRLEGELSASKELYDNLLKEKTKANDEILRLLEENDKFNEVNKQKDDLLKRVEQMQSKLETSLQLLGEKTEQVEELENDVSDLKEMMHQQVQQMVEMQGKMR